From one Phocoena sinus isolate mPhoSin1 chromosome 6, mPhoSin1.pri, whole genome shotgun sequence genomic stretch:
- the DIPK1B gene encoding divergent protein kinase domain 1B isoform X1: MRRLRRLAHLVLFCPFSKGLQGRLPGLRVKYVFLVWLGIFAGSWLAYVHYSSYAELCRGHICQVVICDQYRKGIISGSICQDLCHLRQVEWRTCLSSVPGQQVYSGLWQGKEVTIKCGIEESLDSKAGADAAPRRELVLFDKPTRGTSIKEFQEMTLSFLKANLGDLPSLPALAGQVLLMADFNKDHRVSLAEAKSVWALLQRNEFLLLLSLPKEHASRLLGYCGDLYLTEGVPHSSWPGAVLPPLLRPLLPAALHGALQRWLGPAWPWRAKIAIGLLEFVEELFHGAYGTFYMCETTLANVGYTAKYDFRMADLEQVAPEAAVRRFLRGRRCEHSSDCTYGRDCRAPCDTLLRQCKGDLVQPNLAKVCELLQDYLLPGAPAGLRAALGKQLRRCTTLSGLAGRAEAHHALVLSHLKTLLWKEISNTKYT; this comes from the exons ATGCGGCGGCTGCGGCGCCTGGCGCACCTGGTGCTCTTCTGCCCCTTCTCCAAGGGCCTGCAG GGCCGGCTCCCGGGCCTCAGGGTCAAGTACGTCTTCCTGGTCTGGCTGGGCATCTTCGCGGGCAGCTGGCTGGCCTACGTTCACTACTCGTCCTACGCTGAGCTCTGCCGCGGGCATATCTGCCAGGTGGTCATC TGTGACCAGTACCGCAAGGGCATCATCTCAGGCTCCATCTGCCAGGACCTGTGCCACCTGCGCCAGGTGGAGTGGAGGACCTGCCTCTCCTCTGTCCCGGGCCAGCAG GTGTACAGCGGGCTCTGGCAGGGCAAGGAGGTGACCATCAAGTGTGGCATTGAGGAGAGCCTGGACTCGAAGGCGGGGGCAGACGCGGCCCCCCGGCGGGAGCTGGTCCTCTTTGACAAGCCCACCCGCGGCACCTCGATTAAGGAGTTCCAGGAGATGACCCTCAGCTTTCTCAAG GCAAACCTGGGAGACCTGCCCTCCCTGCCTGCGCTGGCCGGACAGGTCCTGCTCATGGCCGACTTCAACAAGGACCACAGGGTGTCCCTGGCCGAGGCCAAGTCAGTGTGGGCCCTGTTGCAACGGAACGAGTTCTTGCTGCTGCTGTCCCTGCCGAAGGAGCATGCCTCCCGGCTGCTGGGCTACTGCGGGGACCTGTACCTCACCGAGGGGGTCCCGCACAGCTCCTGGCCCGGGGCCGTGCTCCCGCCCCTGCTGCGCCCGCTGCTGCCAGCCGCCCTGCACGGGGCCCTGCAGCGGTGGCTGGGGCCCGCGTGGCCCTGGCGCGCCAAGATTGCCATCGGCCTGCTGGAGTTCGTGGAGGAGCTGTTCCACGGCGCCTACGGGACCTTCTACATGTGCGAGACCACGCTGGCCAACGTGGGCTACACGGCCAAGTACGACTTCAGGATGGCTGACCTGGAGCAGGTGGCGCCCGAGGCCGCCGTGCGCCGCTTCCTGCGGGGCCGCCGCTGCGAGCACAGCTCGGACTGCACCTACGGGCGCGACTGCAGGGCGCCCTGCGACACGCTCCTGCGGCAGTGCAAGGGCGACCTGGTGCAGCCCAACCTGGCCAAGGTGTGCGAGCTGCTGCAGGACTACCTGCTGCCCGGCGCCCCCGCCGGCCTGCGCGCCGCGCTGGGCAAGCAGCTGCGTAGGTGCACCACGCTGAGCGGGCTGGCCGGCCGGGCGGAGGCGCACCACGCGCTGGTGCTCAGCCACCTCAAGACCCTGCTCTGGAAGGAGATCTCCAACACCAAGTACACCTGA
- the DIPK1B gene encoding divergent protein kinase domain 1B isoform X2, translated as MRRLRRLAHLVLFCPFSKGLQCDQYRKGIISGSICQDLCHLRQVEWRTCLSSVPGQQVYSGLWQGKEVTIKCGIEESLDSKAGADAAPRRELVLFDKPTRGTSIKEFQEMTLSFLKANLGDLPSLPALAGQVLLMADFNKDHRVSLAEAKSVWALLQRNEFLLLLSLPKEHASRLLGYCGDLYLTEGVPHSSWPGAVLPPLLRPLLPAALHGALQRWLGPAWPWRAKIAIGLLEFVEELFHGAYGTFYMCETTLANVGYTAKYDFRMADLEQVAPEAAVRRFLRGRRCEHSSDCTYGRDCRAPCDTLLRQCKGDLVQPNLAKVCELLQDYLLPGAPAGLRAALGKQLRRCTTLSGLAGRAEAHHALVLSHLKTLLWKEISNTKYT; from the exons ATGCGGCGGCTGCGGCGCCTGGCGCACCTGGTGCTCTTCTGCCCCTTCTCCAAGGGCCTGCAG TGTGACCAGTACCGCAAGGGCATCATCTCAGGCTCCATCTGCCAGGACCTGTGCCACCTGCGCCAGGTGGAGTGGAGGACCTGCCTCTCCTCTGTCCCGGGCCAGCAG GTGTACAGCGGGCTCTGGCAGGGCAAGGAGGTGACCATCAAGTGTGGCATTGAGGAGAGCCTGGACTCGAAGGCGGGGGCAGACGCGGCCCCCCGGCGGGAGCTGGTCCTCTTTGACAAGCCCACCCGCGGCACCTCGATTAAGGAGTTCCAGGAGATGACCCTCAGCTTTCTCAAG GCAAACCTGGGAGACCTGCCCTCCCTGCCTGCGCTGGCCGGACAGGTCCTGCTCATGGCCGACTTCAACAAGGACCACAGGGTGTCCCTGGCCGAGGCCAAGTCAGTGTGGGCCCTGTTGCAACGGAACGAGTTCTTGCTGCTGCTGTCCCTGCCGAAGGAGCATGCCTCCCGGCTGCTGGGCTACTGCGGGGACCTGTACCTCACCGAGGGGGTCCCGCACAGCTCCTGGCCCGGGGCCGTGCTCCCGCCCCTGCTGCGCCCGCTGCTGCCAGCCGCCCTGCACGGGGCCCTGCAGCGGTGGCTGGGGCCCGCGTGGCCCTGGCGCGCCAAGATTGCCATCGGCCTGCTGGAGTTCGTGGAGGAGCTGTTCCACGGCGCCTACGGGACCTTCTACATGTGCGAGACCACGCTGGCCAACGTGGGCTACACGGCCAAGTACGACTTCAGGATGGCTGACCTGGAGCAGGTGGCGCCCGAGGCCGCCGTGCGCCGCTTCCTGCGGGGCCGCCGCTGCGAGCACAGCTCGGACTGCACCTACGGGCGCGACTGCAGGGCGCCCTGCGACACGCTCCTGCGGCAGTGCAAGGGCGACCTGGTGCAGCCCAACCTGGCCAAGGTGTGCGAGCTGCTGCAGGACTACCTGCTGCCCGGCGCCCCCGCCGGCCTGCGCGCCGCGCTGGGCAAGCAGCTGCGTAGGTGCACCACGCTGAGCGGGCTGGCCGGCCGGGCGGAGGCGCACCACGCGCTGGTGCTCAGCCACCTCAAGACCCTGCTCTGGAAGGAGATCTCCAACACCAAGTACACCTGA